In the Harmonia axyridis chromosome 3, icHarAxyr1.1, whole genome shotgun sequence genome, one interval contains:
- the LOC123676114 gene encoding threonine-rich protein-like isoform X2, which translates to MKSVIVAFICVLYCCQAAVTRGVVIDGKNEKIPEVTIITTESSKLVSPVNGNGTKTETIPIGPTIDPNTSTVTPTTTHAPNITTIAPNTTTIAPTTTHAPNTTTVTPTTTHAPNTTTVTTTHAPNTTTVAPTTPKPTNGTTVTPSPSSTASPITSTTAVPPSNRGFDGPSFIGGIVLASGLMAIGFVALKFYRARTELNYHTL; encoded by the exons ATGAAATCAGTTATTGTTGCTTTTATATGCGTTTTATATTGTTGTCAAGCAGCAGTTACAAGAG GTGTGGTTATtgatggaaaaaatgaaaaaattcctgAAGTTACAATTATTACTACGGAAAGCTCCAAATTAG TTTCTCCAGTGAATGGAAACGGGACGAAGACTGAAACCATTCCTATTGGTCCTACGATAGATCCTAATACATCAACTGTCACACCTACAACTACACATGCACCAAACATAACAACTATTGCACCAAACACAACAACCATCGCACCTACAACTACACATGCACCAAACACAACAACCGTAACACCTACAACTACACATGCACCAAACACAACAACCGTAACAACTACACATGCACCAAACACAACAACTGTGGCACCAACAACTCCAAAACCCACAAATGGAACTACTGTAACGCCTTCTCCAAGCTCTACTGCTTCTCCCATTACCTCCACAACAGCCGTACCACCTTCCAATCGTGGATTTGACGGGCCTAGTTTCATTGGAGGAATAGTTTTAGCATCTGGTCTGATGGCCATTGGCTTTGTTGCTTTGAAATTCTACAGAGCGCGTACAGAACTCAACTACCACACTCTTTAA
- the LOC123676114 gene encoding threonine-rich protein-like isoform X1: MKSVIVAFICVLYCCQAAVTRGEGVVIDGKNEKIPEVTIITTESSKLVSPVNGNGTKTETIPIGPTIDPNTSTVTPTTTHAPNITTIAPNTTTIAPTTTHAPNTTTVTPTTTHAPNTTTVTTTHAPNTTTVAPTTPKPTNGTTVTPSPSSTASPITSTTAVPPSNRGFDGPSFIGGIVLASGLMAIGFVALKFYRARTELNYHTL; this comes from the exons ATGAAATCAGTTATTGTTGCTTTTATATGCGTTTTATATTGTTGTCAAGCAGCAGTTACAAGAGGTGAAG GTGTGGTTATtgatggaaaaaatgaaaaaattcctgAAGTTACAATTATTACTACGGAAAGCTCCAAATTAG TTTCTCCAGTGAATGGAAACGGGACGAAGACTGAAACCATTCCTATTGGTCCTACGATAGATCCTAATACATCAACTGTCACACCTACAACTACACATGCACCAAACATAACAACTATTGCACCAAACACAACAACCATCGCACCTACAACTACACATGCACCAAACACAACAACCGTAACACCTACAACTACACATGCACCAAACACAACAACCGTAACAACTACACATGCACCAAACACAACAACTGTGGCACCAACAACTCCAAAACCCACAAATGGAACTACTGTAACGCCTTCTCCAAGCTCTACTGCTTCTCCCATTACCTCCACAACAGCCGTACCACCTTCCAATCGTGGATTTGACGGGCCTAGTTTCATTGGAGGAATAGTTTTAGCATCTGGTCTGATGGCCATTGGCTTTGTTGCTTTGAAATTCTACAGAGCGCGTACAGAACTCAACTACCACACTCTTTAA
- the LOC123676113 gene encoding zinc finger C4H2 domain-containing protein isoform X2 — protein sequence MTSVQGSDERAVYAKLEALKDIRAKTIQLEKIKSRIVLEIEAQDQEEKCIAEYKQEMDMLLQEKMSHVEELRQIHADMNAMEGVLKQAEESRTRSMGSAMRLHEEYVPLKSEIDRLRRECLGLDRLPDLHEEDGSPISAEKFIQLYNSTTKSQSQSFAKTSDWNRPLAPTEHSMNPLGPPLPPTFLPPPNPLRLVSNKSDQGRPSTMTQAPHPGPPPPTFRQQPPPMKSCLSCHQQIHRNAPICPLCKAKSRSRNPKKPKKK from the exons ATGACTTCTGTTCAAGGAAGTGATGAAAGGGCTGTCTATGCCAAACTGGAAGCTTTGAAAGATATCCG AGCTAAAACtatacaattagaaaaaattaaatcacgTATTGTATTAGAAATTGAAGCCCAAGACCAGGAAGAAAAATGTATTGCAGAGTACAAACAGGAAATGGATATGCTTTTACAAGAAAAAATGTCACACGTAGAAGAACTGAGACAAATACATGCTGATATGAATGCT ATGGAAGGTGTGTTGAAACAAGCTGAAGAAAGTAGAACTCGTTCAATGGGTTCAGCTATGAGGCTACATGAGGAATATGTCCCTTTAAAGTCAGAAATAGATAGACTCCGTAGAGAATGCTTAGGTCTAGATCGTCTTCCTGATCTACATGAAGAAGATGGGTCTCCTATTTCAGCAGA gaAATTTATCCAGCTTTATAACAGCACTACTAAATCACAAAGTCAGTCTTTTGCCAAGACTTCTGATTGGAATAGACCTTTGGCCCCAACAGAGCACAGTATGAATCCTTTGGGTCCTCCTTTACCACCCACATTTCTTCCACCTCCTAACCCACTGCGTTTAGTATCGAACAAGTCTGATCAAGGAAGGCCATCTACCATGACACAAGCACCCCATCCAGGGCCCCCACCACCCACATTCAG gCAACAACCCCCACCAATGAAATCATGCCTCAGCTGTCACCAACAAATCCATAGGAATGCCCCAATATGCCCTTTGTGTAAGGCAAAATCGAGATCAAGAAATCCGAAAAAgccaaagaaaaaataa
- the LOC123676124 gene encoding calmodulin-2-like, whose product MDDDSEEEQEKDFGDDELQEIEEAYALYALLTEDDLIEDDSSGPKGLLPTSNLPYAMKEIGFDPTEAEVFVMLDEVDPNRKGLIDFKTFLNLLRKHIKPLNEEQLRIAFSVFDRDGNGCIATSELKYVTRNLGERYTDDEIDDMLKEVDADGDGKINFEDFSYFMTKH is encoded by the exons atGGATGATGATAGTGAGGAAGAACAGGAGAAAGATTTTGGAGATGATGAACTTCAAGAGATAGAAGAGGCATATGCCTTGTATGCTTTACTAACGGAAGATGACCTAATTGAAGATGATTCTTCTGGACCCAAAGGCTTACTCCCTACATCCAATCTACCATACGCCATGAAAGAAATAGGTTTTGACCCCACAGAAGCAGAG gtttttgtgATGCTGGACGAGGTAGATCCAAATAGGAAAGGGCTTATTGATTTCAAAACGTTTCTAAACTTGTTGAGGAAGCATATAAAACCTTTGAATGAAGAGCAACTTAGAATAGCTTTCTCAGTTTTCGACAGAGATGGGAACGGTTGTATAGCCACCtcagaattgaaatatgttacAAGAAACTTAGGGGAACGATACACTGATGATGAGATTGATGACATGCTCAAGGAAGTAGATGCTGATGGAGACGGAAAAATCAACTTTGAGGATTTCAGTTACTTCATGACCAAACATTAg
- the LOC123676123 gene encoding lysophospholipase-like protein 1, giving the protein MYKLGALHTIKPTGAVHNASVIFLHGSGDTGRGVLDWVKFLHKNFSSPHIKFLFPTAPTRPYTFIGGEPSTVWFDRYKLTPEVPEHDESINMIQNEIKKIIDEEMKIGVPLNRIVIGGFSMGGALSLHMAYRFLPGLAGVFALSSFLNNGSEVYKAIKSLETPLFMCHGERDEMVPLQWGKDTFDQLTTLGVKGEFMKLPNTFHELKSKEIESLLEWIEARLPQKNN; this is encoded by the exons ATGTACAAATTAGGCGCTTTACATACTATCAAACCAACAGGAGCTGTACACAATGCCTCTGTGATATTTTTACATGGTTCTG GTGATACTGGCAGGGGAGTTTTAGACTGGGTAAAGTTCCTACATAAAAACTTCTCTTCACCacatatcaaatttttatttcccaCTGCTCCAACAAGACCATATACTTTTATAGGAGGTGAG CCTAGCACCGTTTGGTTTGATAGATATAAATTAACTCCAGAAGTTCCCGAACATGATGAAAGTATCAATatgatacaaaatgaaattaaaaaaattatagatgAGGAAATGAAGATAGGAGTTCCATTGAACAGAATAGTAATAG GTGGTTTTTCCATGGGTGGAGCCCTTTCTCTTCATATGGCTTATAGATTTCTTCCAGGTTTAGCTGGAGTGTTTGCattatcatcatttttgaataatggaTCTGAAGTTTATAAGGCTATCAAATCTCTAGAGACTCCCTTATTTATGTGTCATGGTGAAAGGGATGAGATGGTTCCTCTTCAATGGGGAAAAGACACATTCGATCAACTCACAACACTGGGAGTAAAAGGAGAATTCATGAAAttacctaatacttttcatgagctaaaatcaaaagaaattgaGAGTTTATTAGAATGGATTGAAGCAAGGCTACCTcagaaaaataactga
- the LOC123676120 gene encoding juvenile hormone acid O-methyltransferase-like, whose product MAPKNLKHISGTKSLANLEYNAKIYEKYLSHLNLSHPSKILNIGCVSFSELFEVLLPRLPQEYDEFVVCDASEKVVDWAKKNYSQERVKFIHMDIEDSEGISPDMKSRFDHLFSSYTLGVLSDLKQTLKNAHDLMTPDGDLLFLFAKYDPAFCTYQEMAKNPKWFPYLKKYSNYSSTVEKEIGTKEKVIKWFEHLRLKCVVVSIDDNVSCQYTKEDLIEIANFLDVAEYDIPESDLACYKAEYHRQFLITEAVSQHVENGEDTWKLKLPTVTVVAKK is encoded by the exons ATGGCGCCAAAAAACCTTAAACACATCTCGGGAACTAAATCTTTGGCGAATTTGGAGTATAACGCGAAAATTTATGAAAAGTACTTGAGTCACCTCAACTTGAGCCATCCAAGCAAGATTTTGAATATAGGTTGTGTGAGTTTTTCTGAGCTTTTTGAAGTGTTATTGCCCAGATTGCCTCAAGAATACGATGAGTTTGTCGTTTGTGATGCTTCGGAAAAAGTTGTGGATTGGGCGAAGAAAAATTATAGTCAAGAAAGGGTAAAATTCATTCACATGGATATTGAAGATTCGGAGGGAATTTCTCCAGATATGAAAAGCAGATTCGATCATTTATTCTCATCGTATACATTGGGAGTTCTGTCAGACTTGAA acAAACCCTTAAAAATGCTCATGATCTGATGACTCCTGATGGTGACCTGTTGTTCCTTTTCGCCAAATATGACCCTGCTTTCTGCACCTACCAAGAAATGGCAAAAaatccaaagtggtttccttactTGAAAAAGTACTCCAATTATTCTTCGACTGTTGAAAAAGAAATAGGAACTAAGGAGAAGGTTATAAAATGGTTTGAACATCTCCGTTTGAAATGTGTTGTTGTATCTATTGATGACAATGTGTCTTGCCAGTACACTAAGGAAGATCTAATAG aaattgccAACTTTCTCGATGTCGCTGAATATGATATACCGGAATCAGATTTGGCCTGCTACAAAGCCGAATATCATCGACAGTTTCTTATAACTGAGGCTGTAAGCCAACATGTGGAAAATGGTGAAGATACATGGAAATTGAAACTGCCAACAGTGACTGTAGTcgccaaaaaatga
- the LOC123676114 gene encoding threonine-rich protein-like isoform X3 gives MKSVIVAFICVLYCCQAAVTRGEGVVIDGKNEKIPEVTIITTESSKLVSPVNGNGTKTETIPIGPTIDPNTSTVTPTTTHAPNITTIAPNTTTIAPTTTHAPNTTTVTPTTTHAPNTTTVAPTTPKPTNGTTVTPSPSSTASPITSTTAVPPSNRGFDGPSFIGGIVLASGLMAIGFVALKFYRARTELNYHTL, from the exons ATGAAATCAGTTATTGTTGCTTTTATATGCGTTTTATATTGTTGTCAAGCAGCAGTTACAAGAGGTGAAG GTGTGGTTATtgatggaaaaaatgaaaaaattcctgAAGTTACAATTATTACTACGGAAAGCTCCAAATTAG TTTCTCCAGTGAATGGAAACGGGACGAAGACTGAAACCATTCCTATTGGTCCTACGATAGATCCTAATACATCAACTGTCACACCTACAACTACACATGCACCAAACATAACAACTATTGCACCAAACACAACAACCATCGCACCTACAACTACACATGCACCAAACACAACAACCGTAACACCTACAACTACAC ATGCACCAAACACAACAACTGTGGCACCAACAACTCCAAAACCCACAAATGGAACTACTGTAACGCCTTCTCCAAGCTCTACTGCTTCTCCCATTACCTCCACAACAGCCGTACCACCTTCCAATCGTGGATTTGACGGGCCTAGTTTCATTGGAGGAATAGTTTTAGCATCTGGTCTGATGGCCATTGGCTTTGTTGCTTTGAAATTCTACAGAGCGCGTACAGAACTCAACTACCACACTCTTTAA
- the LOC123676122 gene encoding exocyst complex component 2-like, translating into MAPPPIVTGISPNEGPPGTRIKIRGENFGNKPNDLTGLTICGFDCLLSAEWKSPNKIIAISGPIKGKGEVIVTTRAGGIGTCNVTFKGYHETIGPMKESAVWVEEAPLFSWGRHALSPSSYQQEDPLGLSVEGNEKKFPEDDLMNYFPGKCGDIASENFSPGWFLLENHQATSFNDLQAGLLHLRRKVEAQKEGQLSFLKANIGSVMDQIDTLVILEEKFRKDFSLES; encoded by the exons ATGGCACCGCCCCCTATTGTCACTGGAATATCTCCTAATGAGGGGCCACCAGGCACTAGAATCAAAATAAGAGGGGAAAACTTCGGCAATAAACCCAACGATTTGACAG GTTTAACCATATGTGGTTTTGACTGCCTGTTATCGGCCGAATGGAAGAGTCCCAATAAAATTATTGCTATATCAGGGCCCATTAAAGGTAAAGGAGAAGTAATTGTTACAACTAGAGCAGGAGGGATCGGAACCTGTAATGTTACATTCAAAG GGTACCATGAAACTATTGGGCCTATGAAAGAAAGTGCAGTTTGGGTTGAAGAAGCTCCATTGTTTTCATGGGGTAGACATGCCCTCTCTCCTAGTAGTTATCAACAAGAAGATCCATTAGGGCTCTCTGTTGAAGGTAATGAGAAGAAATTTCCAGAAGATGATCTCATGAATTATTTTCCTGGAAAATGTGGGGATATTGCATCTGAAAATTTCTCACCTGGTTGGTTTCTTTTGGAAAACCATCAAGCTACGTCATTTAATGACTTACAAGCAGG tCTACTGCATTTACGTAGAAAAGTGGAAGCCCAAAAAGAAGGCCAACTATCCTTTCTCAAGGCAAATATTGGGTCAGTTATGGATCAGATTGACACACTAGTTATATTAgaggaaaaattcagaaaagacTTTTCATTAGAAAGTTag
- the LOC123676125 gene encoding neo-calmodulin-like — protein MDYSSSDEEEAEDFGMEELQEIEYAFGQFATVVKEEEPEGSITVDDLEFTLRSVGVELTEGEIFAVLEEFDPDNTGLINFKTFLLILKKNLKPMTEDDLKLCFAIFDKDSNGQIGTPEIRHVAADVGGKYNDEEIEDMLREVDADGDGRISFDDFVYFMTRR, from the exons ATGGATTATAGCAGCAGCGATGAAGAAGAAGCAGAAGATTTTGGTATGGAAGAACTTCAAGAAATAGAATATGCTTTTGGTCAATTTGCTACTGTTGTAAAAGAAGAAGAACCTGAAGGTAGTATTACAGTGGACGATCTAGAATTCACTTTAAGATCTGTAGGGGTAGAACTCACAGAAGGAGAG ATATTTGCTGTCTTGGAAGAGTTTGATCCGGATAATACAGGACTAATAAACTTCAAGACATTTCTgctgattctaaaaaaaaatctaaaaccTATGACTGAAGATGACCTCAAATTATGTTTTGCAATATTCGATAAAGACAGTAATGGACAGATAGGTACTCCAGAAATTCGACATGTTGCAGCAGATGTGGGAGGAAAATATAATGATGAAGAAATAGAAGATATGTTGAGAGAAGTAGATGCTGATGGTGATGGGAGAATAAGTTTTGACGATTTTGTCTATTTCATGACTAGACGATAA
- the LOC123676117 gene encoding activator of 90 kDa heat shock protein ATPase homolog 1, which translates to MAKWGEGDPRWIVEERPDATNVNNWHWTEKNAGPWSQDKFKELFTNLQIKNDVADLKIVEVEKCEGEASANNRKGKLIFFYEWDLLLKWKGSSKSGNEYSGAFKVPNVSEENDVKEFDITVSLKEQDGEEASTIKEVLRKEGIATVRSQLGKYIIELKEEFTKGMILPKKDEVKPDNVVNHKSGFNKTKVNMQPISSEKKEVGVKIDVKTIKDSQKFQCKASEFYDAMTRIEMVTAFTHGPVKLELFKNGKFELFGGNISGEFVELEPAKKIVQKWRYKQWPSGHYSIVTLNIDEKSDHTEVSLTQTGVPSSEADITKGNWQRYYWDSMKKTFGFGSFIQ; encoded by the exons ATGGCTAAATGGGGCGAAGGTGATCCTAGGTGGATTGTAGAAGAGAGGCCTGATGCCACAAATGTAAACAATTGGCACTGGACGGAAAAAAACGCTGGACCTTGGTCTCAAGACAAATTTAAGGAACTCTTTACTAACCTTCAAATCAAAAACGATGTGGCTGATTTAAAAATTGTCGAAGTGGAAAAATGTGAAGGAGAAGCTTCGGCCAATAATAGGAAAGGAAAATTAATCTTCTTTTATGAATGGGATCTTCTTTTAAAATGGAAGGGATCTTCAAAAAGCGGAAATGAATATTCTGGAGCATTCAAAGTTCCTAACGTATCAGAGGAGAATGATGTGAAAGAATTTGAC ATAACAGTTTCCCTGAAAGAGCAAGATGGAGAAGAAGCCTCTACAATCAAAGAAGTTCTCAGAAAAGAAGGTATTGCTACTGTGAGGTCACAATTGGGAAAGTACATAATTGAATTAAAAGAAGAGTTTACCAAAGGTATGATTCTTCCAAAAAAAGACGAAGTTAAGCCTGACAATGTTGTCAATcacaagagtggtttcaataaGACTAAGGTTAACATGCAACCTATATCATCAGAAAAAAAAGAG GTGGGTGTAAAGATTGATGTAAAAACCATCAAGGATTCGCAAAAGTTCCAGTGTAAAGCGTCTGAGTTTTACGATGCTATGACTCGCATAGAAATGGTTACTGCGTTCACCCATGGGCCAGTAAAATTGGAATTGTTCAAAAATGGTAAATTTGAACTATTCGGAGGTAATATTTCAGGAGAATTTGTTGAACTTGAACCtgcgaaaaaaattgttcaaaagtGGAGGTACAAACAGTGGCCTTCAGGGCATTACTCTATTGTTACACTCAATATAGATGAAAAG AGTGATCACACAGAGGTATCATTGACACAAACTGGAGTTCCTTCTTCGGAAGCTGATATCACTAAAGGCAACTGGCAAAGATATTATTGGGATTCTATGAAGAAAACTTTTGGTTTTGGATCTTTCATCCAATGA
- the LOC123676113 gene encoding zinc finger C4H2 domain-containing protein isoform X1 has translation MTSVQGSDERAVYAKLEALKDIRAKTIQLEKIKSRIVLEIEAQDQEEKCIAEYKQEMDMLLQEKMSHVEELRQIHADMNAMEGVLKQAEESRTRSMGSAMRLHEEYVPLKSEIDRLRRECLGLDRLPDLHEEDGSPISAEKFIQLYNSTTKSQSQSFAKTSDWNRPLAPTEHSMNPLGPPLPPTFLPPPNPLRLVSNKSDQGRPSTMTQAPHPGPPPPTFRSDLGLRQQPPPMKSCLSCHQQIHRNAPICPLCKAKSRSRNPKKPKKK, from the exons ATGACTTCTGTTCAAGGAAGTGATGAAAGGGCTGTCTATGCCAAACTGGAAGCTTTGAAAGATATCCG AGCTAAAACtatacaattagaaaaaattaaatcacgTATTGTATTAGAAATTGAAGCCCAAGACCAGGAAGAAAAATGTATTGCAGAGTACAAACAGGAAATGGATATGCTTTTACAAGAAAAAATGTCACACGTAGAAGAACTGAGACAAATACATGCTGATATGAATGCT ATGGAAGGTGTGTTGAAACAAGCTGAAGAAAGTAGAACTCGTTCAATGGGTTCAGCTATGAGGCTACATGAGGAATATGTCCCTTTAAAGTCAGAAATAGATAGACTCCGTAGAGAATGCTTAGGTCTAGATCGTCTTCCTGATCTACATGAAGAAGATGGGTCTCCTATTTCAGCAGA gaAATTTATCCAGCTTTATAACAGCACTACTAAATCACAAAGTCAGTCTTTTGCCAAGACTTCTGATTGGAATAGACCTTTGGCCCCAACAGAGCACAGTATGAATCCTTTGGGTCCTCCTTTACCACCCACATTTCTTCCACCTCCTAACCCACTGCGTTTAGTATCGAACAAGTCTGATCAAGGAAGGCCATCTACCATGACACAAGCACCCCATCCAGGGCCCCCACCACCCACATTCAGGTCCGATCTTGGTTTAAG gCAACAACCCCCACCAATGAAATCATGCCTCAGCTGTCACCAACAAATCCATAGGAATGCCCCAATATGCCCTTTGTGTAAGGCAAAATCGAGATCAAGAAATCCGAAAAAgccaaagaaaaaataa